The following is a genomic window from Candidatus Zixiibacteriota bacterium.
CTCCGGTGATGTACGTCGGAGTAACAGCCTATTCGGCTTATACTTTGGGGAGGAAAGACATGCGCCGCGGCAACGGCGGGGGACGTTACCGCCGACTCCGCGCCGGCGCAATTCCGAGCCGCCCGCAACCCTGCCGCCCCTGCCATAGGATAACGGTCCTGCCGCAGACCGGGATATCTTTCGTTCCGGTGCCGAAGCAGCAGAAATCTCGGCAAAGGCGCCCCCACGGTCCAGGCGGACCGAGTTCCCTTTACCGCATCGACGCTCCCGCCGCGGGTCGATGTCAGAGGCTCCACGGGAGCCGGGAGACCCCGCCGAGCGCCGCCCCCGAACGGCGATGACGGGCGGCCCCTGCGGCAGCCGGCACGATCTCCGCGTCCCGCTCCCGCTACTCCTTCAGGAAGGGGTAGCGGTAGTCGGTCGGCGGAATGAAATTCTCCTTCACCGTGCGCGGCGAGATCCACCGCATCATATTCTGGATCGCCCCGGCTTTGTCGTTGGTCCCGCTGGCGCGCCCGCCGCCGAACGGTTGCTGCCCCACCACCGCGCCGGTCGGTTTGTCGTTGATGTAGAAATTGCCCGCGGCGTGGCGCAGTGTCCGTTCGGCCAGCGCCACCGCCATCCGGTCGCGCGCGAACACCGCGCCCGTGAGGCTGTAGGGCGAGGTCTGGTCGCACAGGTGCAGCGTGTTGGCGTACTCGGCGTCCTTGTATACGTAGATCGTGAGCACCGGCCCGAAGATTTCTTCGACCATGAGGCGGAAGTGCGGGTCGGTTGTGGCCACCACAGTGGGCTCGATAAACCACCCCTTGGAATCGTCGTAGCGGCCGCCGAAGACGATCTCACACTTGTCCTTATGCTGCTTCGCGTAGTCGATGTACTCGGTGATCGACTTGAACGCCGCGCCGTCGATCACGGCCCCCATGAAGTTGCCGAAGTTCTCGACATCCCCCATCTTGATCGTCCCGAGTTCGGCGATCATCTTCTGCTTGATCGTCGGCCAGAGCGATTCGGGGAAATAGCAGCGGCTGGCGGCCGAGCACTTCTGCCCCTGGAACTCGAAGGCGCCGCGAATCGTGTTGGCCACCACCGCGTCGACGTCGGCCGAGGGATGCGCGATGATGAAATCCTTGCCGCCCGTTTCGCCGACCAGGCGCGGGTAGGTGTTGTAGTTCGGAAGGTTGTCGCCGACCGTCTTCCACATCATCTGGAACACCGGCGTCGAGCCGGTGAAATGGATCCCGGCGAGGTGGCGGCTCTTGAGCACGAGTTCGCCGATGTCCCGCCCCTTCGCAAACAGCAGGTTCACCACGCCGTCGGGCAACCCCGCCTCGCGGAGGATTTTCATAATCCAGTGCGAGGTGTAAGTCGCCGTCGAGGCCGGCTTCCACACCGAGACGCCCCCCACGATCGCCGGGGCGACCGGGAGGTTACCGTTGATCGAGATGAAATTGAAAGGCGTCACCGCGAACACGAAACCCTCGAGCGGCCGGTGATCGATCCGGTTCCAGACGCCCGGCGAACTCTCCGGCTGGAATGTGTCGTAGATCTGCTGGGCGCACCAGCAGTTGAAGCGGTAGAAATCGGCCAGTTCCGCCACCGCGTCGATTTCGGCCTGGTGCGCGGTTTTGGAATGCGCCAGCATCGCCGCCGCATTCATGATGTACCGGTACTTGGTGGAGATGAGGTCGGCAGCTCTGAGGAAAATCGCCGAGCGCTGCTCCCAGGGCATGTGCTGCCAGCTCTTCTGCGCCTCGACCGCCGCCTCCACCGCCATCTTGACCTCTTTCTCGCCGCCCTGGTAGTAATGTCCCAAGAGGAGATTGTGGTCGTGGGGGGCCGTGATCTTGATCTTATGATCGGTCTTGATCTCCTGTCCGCCGATCACGAGCGGCACGTCGATCGGGTTGGCTTTCAAGAACTTGATCGCCTCCTTCAGCGCCGCCCGCTCCGGCGATCCGGGAGCATAGTTCAGAATCGGTTCATTTTTCGGCTGGGGAATGCGGTACATGACAGCGTCTCCTTATGTCTCGAGTAATATTATCCTTTGTCGCCCCGGCTGC
Proteins encoded in this region:
- the pruA gene encoding L-glutamate gamma-semialdehyde dehydrogenase, encoding MYRIPQPKNEPILNYAPGSPERAALKEAIKFLKANPIDVPLVIGGQEIKTDHKIKITAPHDHNLLLGHYYQGGEKEVKMAVEAAVEAQKSWQHMPWEQRSAIFLRAADLISTKYRYIMNAAAMLAHSKTAHQAEIDAVAELADFYRFNCWCAQQIYDTFQPESSPGVWNRIDHRPLEGFVFAVTPFNFISINGNLPVAPAIVGGVSVWKPASTATYTSHWIMKILREAGLPDGVVNLLFAKGRDIGELVLKSRHLAGIHFTGSTPVFQMMWKTVGDNLPNYNTYPRLVGETGGKDFIIAHPSADVDAVVANTIRGAFEFQGQKCSAASRCYFPESLWPTIKQKMIAELGTIKMGDVENFGNFMGAVIDGAAFKSITEYIDYAKQHKDKCEIVFGGRYDDSKGWFIEPTVVATTDPHFRLMVEEIFGPVLTIYVYKDAEYANTLHLCDQTSPYSLTGAVFARDRMAVALAERTLRHAAGNFYINDKPTGAVVGQQPFGGGRASGTNDKAGAIQNMMRWISPRTVKENFIPPTDYRYPFLKE